The genome window ACAGCGGGGACAGCGCCACTGCGGGGGGCACAGGatcagggacacccccaaaccacccaaaaccacccccaaaccacccaggGCCCATGGGAACAGCAGGGACAGCGCCACGGGGGGGGGCaggggtcagggacccccccaaatcaccaCACCCCGCAGTgcccatggggacagggtgggcaGCACCACTGCGGGGGGGACCCCAGAACCACCCCCTGGAACCCCCCACCCCACGGggtccctccctgccctgcgccccccccctgcaccccaagtgtACCCAGAACCAGCCCCCCCACTCACCAGCCCCCCCACTCACCAGCCCCCCCAGTAGCGTCCgacccagcacccacagccccccagggcccccatcTCTGCACCCCCCTTGTCTGCCCCGCCCCCCTCACCCAGCACCCCcgtgccccctccccccagcacccccatgtccccccctttcACCCagcacccctgtgccccccccagcatcccccgtGGCCCCCACTCACCCAGCCACCCTAGGCCCCCCGCAgcacccatgtgtccccccccttTTACCCAGCACCTctgtgcccccccagcacccccgtgtcccccacttCCCCAGCACCCCTGTGCCCCCTCCCTTTCACCCAGCAGCCCCGTGCCCCACCCAGCACCCCTGTGCCTGCCCTCACCCAGCACCCCCGTGCCCCCCACTCCCCCagcacccctgtgtcccccccctttCACccagcccccccgcgccccccccagccccccctcacccagcagccccccgTATCCGCAGCCCAGGTCGGCGATCTCCACGCGGGGGGGCTGGTGGCCGGGGGGGGCGTTGGGCGGGAAGAACGCCGGGTAGAGCGCGGCCCAGTCCATGTCCTGCGGCCGGGGGGGgctgcggcgggcggggcggcacCGGGAGCCAACGGGCGGGGGCCCGGTCACCGGGGGGGATCAGGAGAGGGGGTCCCGGTCACCGGGGGGGATCAGGAGAGGGGGTCCCGGTCACCGGGGGGGATCAGGAGAGGGGGTCCCGGTGACCAGAGAGGTAGATCATGAGAGGGGGTCCCGGTCACCGGGGGGGAATCAGGAGGGGGTCCCGGTTATGAGGGGGGATCAGGAGGGGGTCCCAGTGACCGGGGAGGAACtcgggggggggtcccggtgacCGAGGAGGGactcggggggggggggtcccggtgacCGGAGAGGACtcgggggggggggtcccggtgacCGTGGGGGTCTCAGAAGGGGGACCGGTGACCGGGGGGGGGTGTCCCGGTGACCGGGGGGAGCTTGGGGGAGGTCCCGGTCAccggggggggctcaggggggtgtCCCGGTTACGGAGGGGATCAGGAGGGGGTCCAGGTGACCGGGGCTGCTCAGAGGGGTTCTCCCGGTTACCGGCGGGGCTCAGGGGGAGGTCCCGGTGACCGAGAGGGACTCGGGGGGGGGTCCTGGTTACCGGGGGGGATCAGGGGGTTATCCCGGTTACCGGGAGGGCTGGGGTGAGGCCATGGCGGGGATCCCGAGTCCCAGACCCGCCGCGGACGGGGGCTCCCGGCGCGGGGGCTCCGCGCTCCGGCCGCACTCACCGGGGCAGCGTGCGGTCGGCCAGCGGGTTCGCGTGTGCCCGCTGCCGGTAAAAGCGCTTCTGCGGCGGCTGCTCCATGCCGGCCCGGCCGAGCGCCGCTGTGACGTCACCGCGCGGCGCCGACGAGTGACGTCACGCCGCACCTgccgccggggggcggggcctgagtATGCTCCGCCCCTCccgctgcttcccagcacctcccagcgccccccagtctgaccagtgacccccccagcgccccccagtcTGATCAGTGaccccccccagcgcccccccaatctgaccagtgacccccagtctgaccagtgacccctcccagtgacccctaGTGCCCCCCAGTCTGACCAGTGACCCCCAGTCTGACCAGtgacccctcccagtgccccccagagtCCCCATCACCCCTGGGACCTCAGGCTACCTCAAtgtcccccagggtcccccagggtcccccagtgCCCCAGGGGCCCGGCACCGTCCCGGTCTCCCCAgtctccccagcccctcccagcccccccagtctccccagctcctcccagcccccccagtctccccagtccctcccagtctccccagtccctTCCCGGCACGGGGGGGGTGGGGAATTCACGGGGGCGATTTCTCAGAAAGGCCCCAGGCGGGaaaggggggcggggggggggggggggttgagcAACATGGGGCTGGatccgtctgtctgtcctgtctgtctgtcttgcccgtctgtcctgtctgtctgccCCGTCCGCCTGTCCTGACTGtgggtgatgggtgggaagtcacggggctgcgctgggcgggggggacacgggggtcacccCCTCCTGTCACCCCCCCCCCGGGGTGACCCGACCCCCACCCGGGGACACCGACCCCCCACAAGCATTAACCCGGTGACGCGCGCGGTGACGCaggcgggggggtcccggggggtggcacgggggggtgacacggggcagGTTGCTCAttaaccccccgggaccccccggggtgtcacccccccaccccccagttaCTGTTTATCTGGGTTGTCCCGGCTCACGtgggggggacacaatgggaggggacagggctctgtcacccccctggggacaaggggatggggacaccagggggagcAGGGACACTGGGATCATTGGGACACGAGAGTCAGGGACACCGGGACAAGGGACGtgggggtcaaggacaacagggggagggacaccagggtcagggacatcaggggacagcgaCAACCAGGGTCAGGACAACCAGGGAACAGGGACACCAGGGAACAGGGACGttaggggacagggacacccaggggacattAGGGACAGGGACAttaggggggacagggacattagggtccagggacaccaggggacaaggacacctaggggacaggggcacccaagggacagggacattagggtccagggacaccaggggacagggacacgaggggacagggacacccaggggacagggacattagGGACAGGGACATTAGGGGGGACAGGGAtgcccaggggacagggacattaggagacagggacaccaggggacagggacactgggatcaTGAAGGACCCCAGGGAGCAGGGACACAAGGGAAATCAGGGACAGGACACCGGGGTCGGGGACACcgtgacagggacactggggacaaggacagcgGGGCGAGGGCCGCCCGGGCCGGTCTATAGGACCCGGGGCAGCTCCGGAGCGACCCCGGGGCGCTCCCGCCTCCTCCCCAGCCAATCGCACGGCGCCGTCGCGCTCGGAGTGACGCCACTCACGCCTCGTCCAATCCCCGGCCGCTCTGACGTCATCGTGCCGCGCCGCCGCGGAGGCGAGGGCGGCGGAATGCGGCGGGCGGCGCTGGGCGCGCTGAGCGGGGCGGCGCGGGTGGGccccaaaacacaccccaaaacaccccaaacaccccccgggaccccccccgaaAACCCCCCGGGGCCGTCCCGGCGGTTCTTCCCGCAAACCGGAGCCCCCCGTCCCCtccatgggggtgtgggggggtcccggcTCACGTTCCCGTTCTCCCGCAGGCCCCCCCGGGGCGGTGGTTCCGCGCCGCCCCCCCGGTGCTGGCGGCGGACAAGGAGGCGCTGCTGGAGCTGCGGCGGCGGACGGGGCTGCCATTCGTGCTGTGCCGGGACGCGCTGCTGCGCGCCGGGGGGGACCGGCAGCaggtgggggggcggggggacggacacacggggggggacacacgggggaccGTGGGGCAactgggggggtctgggaggggacacgggggcctGGGGGGGAAAAGGAGGGGACCTTGCGGGGGGGACCCGAGGGGAGAGACAAGGACCTGGGGTGGGGGGAACAGGGACCCGGGGGGGCCTGGGGCTGAATAAGGACCTGGGGCATCTGGGGAGGGGAACAGGGActcgggggggtcctggggggaaatAAAGACCCGGGGGGTCTGGGGAGGTGAACAGGGACGTGGGGGGGTCACGGAGGGGAACAGGGACccggggtgggggtcctggggtgaacAAGGACCcggggggggggtcctgggggaaatTGGGACCCTGGGGGGACCAGGTTGGGGAATAAGgacctggggggtctgggggggtgaaCAGGGACCCCAAGGGTCCTGGGTGGGAACAGGGACCCGgggtggggtcctggggggaaacAGAGacctggggggtctggggagggGAACAGGGACCCGCGGCAGGGTCCTGGGGGCAATTGGGAACTTGGGGTGACCTGGGGAGGGGAGCAGGGACttggggaggtgctgggggggagcagggcccgggggggtcccagggcagcCGCAGTGTGGGTGtgacccccgtgccccccaggcGGAGGCCTGGCTGCAGGAGCAGGCGCAGCGCCAGGGCTGGAGCAAGGCCACGGTGGTGCGGGGCCGCCGGACGCCCgaggggctggtggggctgcTCCGCGAGGGGCCCGCGGCCGTCATGGTGGAGGTGGGTGCCGGGacccccggcggggcgggggggacgccCCCGAGCCCCCCCCTGTCACGGCCGCTCCCCCAGGTGACCTGCGAGACGGACTTTGTGGCCAGAAACGCGGAATTCCAGCGCGTGGTGGAGCAGGCGGCGCTGGGGACCATGGAGCTGTGCCGggcggcccccccgccccccgactgcggcaccagggtgagggggggtctgggtgggggggacaccccgaaatATCCCTGAGCCCCCCCCAGAGCTTCTCCCCTCTCTCCCAGCACCTGCTGCGGGAGGACGAGCTGGCGCAGCTGCGCACGGGGCCCGGCGGGGACCTGCTGAGTGACAAGGTGGCCTTGGCCATCGGTGAGtatgggggggaccctgaaaaCGGGGGGTGAGAAACACCCGGGGGGGGTGATACACCCTAAAAACGGGGGTTGAGAAACACCcaaggggggacaccccaaaaatggggggtgaGAAACAtccggggggggacaccccaaaaacggGGGGGTGAGAAACATCTGAGGGGGagggacaccccaaaaacggGGGGGTGAGAAACACCAACCCCCAGCAGGGTGACAAACCCGTGAGAGGTGACACTGCAGCCACCGcctcagggggatgtggggacactgtggggacacggggggacgcaCGGGGTGACCCCCCCGCCAACGCCAGCGCTGTCTTCCAGGGAAGCTGGGCGAGAACGTGCGGCTGCGGCGCGCGGCGTGGCTGCGGGTGCCCGAGGCCGACGGGCACATCGGCGCCTACGCCCACGGGTGGCTCCCGGCGCGCGCGGGGCCGGTGGCCGTGGGCTCGGTGGCCATGGGCACGCACGGGGCGCTGGTGGCCTGGAGGGTGACggcgccgcgcccgccgcccgcagagctggaggagctgggccgGCTGGTGGCCCAGCACGTGGTGGCCATGGCGCCCACGGCGCTGGGGACGCCGGGGGACGTGGCGCAGGGCGAGGAGGAACCGCGGCTGCTGGCCCAGGGCTTCGTGCGTGACCCCCAGCGCAGCGTGGGCGACGTCCTGGCCCAGCACGGGGGGCTGGCGCTGCGGGGCTTCCTGCGCTTCCGCGCCGGGGAGGGAGAcgacggggacagcggggacagtggggacacctgggAGAGGGGCAGCGCCtgaggggcagcggggccggggcaggATTAGCCCCACATTGGgttcagcctcacagcccagggtAGGCTCAGCCCCACATTGAGCTCAGCCCAGGTCAGGCTTAGacccacactgagctcagccccacagctcagggcaggctcagccccacagcccagggcaggcTCAGCCTCACACTGAAATCGGCCCCACAGGCcagggcaggctcagccccacacatGCTGAGCCCCATATCCCTAGTCTGAGCTCAGccccacactgagctcagcccagggcaggctcagccccacaccCCTAGTCTGAGCTCAGCTCTGCATCCCAGGtcaggctcagccccacagcccagggcagggtCCGCCCCACACGTGCTGAGCCCCATACTCCTCGTCTGAACTCAGCTCCGCATCCCAGGTCAGGCTTAGCCCCACATTGAGCTCAGCCTAGGTCAGGCTTAGCCCCACACTGAGCACAGCCTAAGTCAGGCTTAGccccacactgagctcagcctagGTCAGGCTTAGCCCCACACTGAGCTCAGCTCCACAGCCTGGGtcaggctcagccccacacatgctgagccccacagccccagtCTGAGCTCAGCGCCCGCAGTggggggtgtggggccgggggggctgtggggcagcctgACCCCCagtgtttggggagggggggggatggGATGTGAGGCTCAATAAACCCATGGGGGGaacaggattgggggggctggggcACGTGCTGGGGGTCCCCAATCCCCACCCCCAAAGCGCTCCCCACCCccgccccccctgacccccccccagcaGCCGCCACTTCCCTGGTGTGGGTTCACTTTTTAATGGTGAATCAGTGGAAAACGTCCAAACACGGGAGGGGGGAACAGacgggggggtgcggggggggacactggggctggTTCGGGGGTTCAGAGGCGGCTGAGGGGACCCCTGGGACCGcatccccccccgtgtcccccccgtgtcgtCAGCGGCCGCCTCCCGGGACAAGTAACCGGGAACAGGCCGGGCTGGAACAGCCTATCCTGGATTACTTGAACCGGGCCGAGGCCACGCTCCGCtgccccccgcgtcccccccgtgtccccgcgtcaCCCGGGGCGTCCCTGCCCCCCCGCGCGGGGGCGACAcgttatgggggggggggggggtggtgcggGGAAGGAGGGAGACACGGGAGAGAAttaatggggggacacgggggggtcattAACGGGGACACACGCGCTGcccgccccagccccgccccccccgccccgtaaCTCCGGccccccctcccatcccatcccccccgCCCCGTACCTGCCGCCTCCGCCGCTCCCGGggccggggggtttgggggggaacccccgctccggggggggggggggggtttgggggggacccccgctccgggggggtcgggggggccgcgccgccccgcacgcGCCCACCGGAGGAAACGGGGCCGCGGCGGTTTCcaggccccccccgccccgcgccgcgtCTTGCGCTTTGTTATTTTGTTACCGCtggcggggagcgggggggagCCTTGAAACGGCCGCGCGGCGCCCATTGGGCGAAGGGCGAGCGGGGGCGGAGCCGCGGCGCGGGGATTGGCTGGGAGGtgagcgggggggcggggcctcgcggTGTTTACCTCCAAACATTCCAGG of Patagioenas fasciata isolate bPatFas1 chromosome 28, bPatFas1.hap1, whole genome shotgun sequence contains these proteins:
- the TSFM gene encoding elongation factor Ts, mitochondrial isoform X1, with product MKDPREQGHKGNQGQDTGVGDTVTGTLGTRTAGRGPPGPVYRTRGSSGATPGRSRLLPSQSHGAVALGVTPLTPRPIPGRSDVIVPRRRGGEGGGMRRAALGALSGAARAPPGRWFRAAPPVLAADKEALLELRRRTGLPFVLCRDALLRAGGDRQQAEAWLQEQAQRQGWSKATVVRGRRTPEGLVGLLREGPAAVMVEVTCETDFVARNAEFQRVVEQAALGTMELCRAAPPPPDCGTRHLLREDELAQLRTGPGGDLLSDKVALAIGKLGENVRLRRAAWLRVPEADGHIGAYAHGWLPARAGPVAVGSVAMGTHGALVAWRVTAPRPPPAELEELGRLVAQHVVAMAPTALGTPGDVAQGEEEPRLLAQGFVRDPQRSVGDVLAQHGGLALRGFLRFRAGEGDDGDSGDSGDTWERGSA
- the TSFM gene encoding elongation factor Ts, mitochondrial isoform X2; this encodes MKDPREQGHKGNQGQDTGVGDTVTGTLGTRTAGRGPPGPVYRTRGSSGATPGRSRLLPSQSHGAVALGVTPLTPRPIPGRSDVIVPRRRGGEGGGMRRAALGALSGAARAPPGRWFRAAPPVLAADKEALLELRRRTGLPFVLCRDALLRAGGDRQQVTCETDFVARNAEFQRVVEQAALGTMELCRAAPPPPDCGTRHLLREDELAQLRTGPGGDLLSDKVALAIGKLGENVRLRRAAWLRVPEADGHIGAYAHGWLPARAGPVAVGSVAMGTHGALVAWRVTAPRPPPAELEELGRLVAQHVVAMAPTALGTPGDVAQGEEEPRLLAQGFVRDPQRSVGDVLAQHGGLALRGFLRFRAGEGDDGDSGDSGDTWERGSA